TCAGGCCATTGATAATCTGATAGCGGTTATTGCCGGTCCCGAAGAGTCTGCTAAGGATCTGGAGATTGATCTGGGGGATTTAAAACAGATGGGATCTTTGATCTCCGAAGGCAAGTCTCTCACTGATCCACAAAAAAAGAAGAAAAATAATCTTAACAAGCAGGTCCGGAGTATCACTCTGTTTAAGAAGGATACTGCGGCCGACATTTCCATGTTCGGGCGTATGATGGCCGATGCAACCGACTATAATGTTGAGGCGGCGGTCCAGGTCGCTCATGCGATCACCGTGCACGAAGTGGCGGTTGAGGACGATTACTTCACCGCTGTCGACGATCTGAACCGTGGTGAGGAGAACGCAGGTGCCGGCCACCTCGGCGAGAGCGAGTTTGCAGCCGGTCTCTTCTATCTCTACCTCTGCATCAACCGCGACCTGCTTGTGGAGAACCTCGGCGGCGATGAAACGCTTGCGAATGATGCTCTCCGTGCTCTGACCGAGACGGCGGTGAAGGTGGCCCCCACCGGCAAACAGGCGAGTTTTGCATCGCGGGCATATGCCTCCTATCTCCTTGCCGAACGGGGGTGCCAGCAGCCCCGCTCCCTCTCGGTTGCGTACCTGACACCACTCCGCGACCGGAATCTCCTTGAATCGGCGATCACGTCACTGCAGGAAACCCGAAAGAAGATGGATGCGGTGTACGGGACGTGTAGCGATGGCTGCTGTGAGATGAATGTGTACGCCGGTGAGGGAAAGCTGGAAGAGGTGCTGGACTTCGTGGCTGGTCACCATGCCTGAGTATCTGGTCTTTCACCTGCACGGTCCCCTGGCGTCGTGGGGTGACACGGCGGTCGGAGAATTCCGGCCGACACATGATCACCCTACTCGCTCTGCAGTGATCGGACTGGTGGCGGCGGCTCTCGGGATCCGGCGCGACGAGGAGGAACGGCTCGCGGCGCTGTCTCGGGGGTACAATGTCGGCATAAGGCTCGATTCTCCCGGCGTCCTGCTCAGGGATTACCACACGGCACAGGTGCCGCGGTCAGGAGCCAAAAGAGCAATGCGGGAGTACCCGACACGGCGGGACGAGTTACAGGCCCCGGTCCATATATCGACGATCCTCTCAAGCAGAGAGTATCAATGCGATGCGGTCTCGACCGTCTGTCTCTGGAGTAGAGATGGTGGTGCACCTTACGCCCTAGATCTTATCCGCGATGCCCTCAACGCCCCAATGTTTGTCCTGTACCTGGGCCGTAAGTCCTGCCCCCTCGCATTGCCGCTCACCGCCAGGGTTGTGATGGGCGAGAACCTTGCGGAAGTCTTCGCATCGGTGCCGTTCCCAGGAGAGGGGTTCCTGAAACGCCTTGAGCACCCTGAGAGAGCCTTCAGGGTCTACTGGGAGGGGGACGAAGATATTGGGATTCAAGCAATTCATTCCATAACCCACCATGATGAACCCCTCAACCGGAAACGGTGGCAGTTTGGGGACAGGATAGAGCATTACGGTGTTATCACGCGCCGGGAGGGAGATCATGTATCTGAACAGGATCCAGTTAAAGCCTGATGCGGCAGGGAAGAGCGAGTTCTGGCGGAACTTCGGGAGCGAGTATCAGGCGCACCGGCAGATCTGGGAGTTGTTTACCGACGGCCCTGAACGGGAGCGCGATTTCCTGTACCGTCAGGAGACCTTTGGCAGCATGCCGACGTTCTACGCTGTGTCTGAGCGGGAACCGGTGAATCGCGGGGGCTTGTGGCACATCGAGTCGAAGACCTATGATCCGGCGCT
The Methanofollis sp. DNA segment above includes these coding regions:
- the cas7e gene encoding type I-E CRISPR-associated protein Cas7/Cse4/CasC, whose amino-acid sequence is MSEFIQLHILASYPPSNLNRDDLGRPKTAMMGGSQRLRISSQSLKRAWRTSDQFEESLHGLIGIRTRSLGEKIYGAMVSGQQLMDVVAGEKSDPVRPPLSEEDALIWSAGIADAYGALESPKEWEKGPQYKQMIHFRPSEIQAIDNLIAVIAGPEESAKDLEIDLGDLKQMGSLISEGKSLTDPQKKKKNNLNKQVRSITLFKKDTAADISMFGRMMADATDYNVEAAVQVAHAITVHEVAVEDDYFTAVDDLNRGEENAGAGHLGESEFAAGLFYLYLCINRDLLVENLGGDETLANDALRALTETAVKVAPTGKQASFASRAYASYLLAERGCQQPRSLSVAYLTPLRDRNLLESAITSLQETRKKMDAVYGTCSDGCCEMNVYAGEGKLEEVLDFVAGHHA
- the cas5e gene encoding type I-E CRISPR-associated protein Cas5/CasD; amino-acid sequence: MPEYLVFHLHGPLASWGDTAVGEFRPTHDHPTRSAVIGLVAAALGIRRDEEERLAALSRGYNVGIRLDSPGVLLRDYHTAQVPRSGAKRAMREYPTRRDELQAPVHISTILSSREYQCDAVSTVCLWSRDGGAPYALDLIRDALNAPMFVLYLGRKSCPLALPLTARVVMGENLAEVFASVPFPGEGFLKRLEHPERAFRVYWEGDEDIGIQAIHSITHHDEPLNRKRWQFGDRIEHYGVITRREGDHVSEQDPVKA